Genomic segment of Synechococcus sp. A18-25c:
CTGTTTTTCGGCCGAGAGACGACCGACGTACAGCAGCAGGGCGCCCCGGTCGTCGTGCTTGCCCAGCAGCCGCTGACGCATGGCGTCGCTGCGCAACTGGGGCCGAAATAAATCGGTGTCGACCCCTCGCTGCCAAAGATCGGTGTGCTGAATTCCTTTGTCGCTCAGTTCCTGCACCATGGCGGTGGAGGTGCAGAGGTTGAGCAAGGCTTGATTGTGTGCTGCTTTGAGCAGTTCCCAGAGCAGGGGCTCGAGCATGCCCATGCCGTAGTGCTCTAAGTACTTGGGCAGATGGGTGTGATAGCTGGCGACTAATGGGATCGATTTGGTCTTCGCCAGCCAGATCCCCCCCAGCCCGAGCACAGCTGGGTTGACTACATGGATGAGGTCGGGCTGGAAGTCATCAATGGCTTCAGAGACGGCTGGGCGGGGTAGTGCCAGCTTCAGCTCGGGGTAGAGCGGCAACGGCATGGCGGGCACCCCAATCAGTCGCGCTCCCATGTAGTGATCGGGGCAGCCCTCAGGGCAGAACACGATCACCTCATCGCCGGCATCCACCAGATGCTTCACCGTCTTGGTGAGTCGGGTGACAATGCCGTCGACCTTCGGCAGGAAGGTTTCAGTGAAGAAGGCGATTTTCAAGGAGGAACCCCGATCAGGAATCAGGAGGCGGTGCTGATCGCCTGAGCCTGTGTTTTGGTCCAGGCGGAGGTGCACAGGATGCGAGCGCGATCGCAGCGGTCGGCGTAGCGGGTGGCGATTTCCACCACTTCCTTCAGGAGGCCGTCATCCAGGGTGGTGGGATTGAGGCCAAGCTCAAGGAAGCAGCGGTTGTCGACGATCAGGTCGTTTTCGACGGCTTCATTGCGCGGGTTGGGCAGGTTGTTCACCCGAGCACCTGTGAGAGCCGCCACTTTCTTGGCCAGTTCACCCACCTGATGACTCTCGGTCATCTGGTTGAAAATCTTCACCCGTTCACCCTGTTCGGGTGGGTTCTCAAGAGCGAGCTGAACGCAGCGCACGGAATCGCGGATGTGAATGAAGGCGCGGGTCTGACCACCGGTGCCGTGCACGGTGAGGGGATATCCGATCGCGGCCTGCATCAGGAAGCGGTTAAGCACGGTGCCGTAGTCACCGTCGTAATCAAAGCGGTTGGTGAGTCGTGGGTCCCGACTGGTGGCATCGGTGTTAGTCCCCCAGACGATGCCCTGGTGCAGGTCGGTGATGCGGACCTTGTCGTTCTTGTTGTAGTAGAGGAAAAGCAGTTGATCGAGCGTCTTGGTCATGTGGTAGACGCTGCCAGGGCTGGCCGGATGGAGGATTTCTTCCTCGAAACGGCTGCCGTCTGGCTGAGGCACTTCTACCTTCAGATAGCCCTCAGGGATGGTGGCGCCGCGGTGGGAGCCATAGCCATACACACCCATGGTGCCCAGGTGCACCACATGGATGTCCTGGCCTGATTCCACGATGGCGGCCAGAAGGTTGTGGGTGCCGTTGACGTTGTTATCGACGGTGTAGCGCTTGGTGGCGCTGCTCTTCATCGAGTAGGGAGCAGCCCGCTGTTCCGCGAAGTGCACAACGGAGTCGGGCCTTTCCTCGATGAGCAGGTCGAGTAAGCGTTGGTACTCGTGGGCGATGTCCATGTGCACGAAGCGCATGGGCTTGCCGCCAAGTTGCTCCCAGGCTTGCAGCCGCTCTCCGATGCTTGAAATCGGCGTGAGCGACTCGACTTCGAGGTCGATGTCGATCTTGCGACGGCTGAGGTTGTCGATGATCAGAACTTCGTGACCCTGATCCGCCAAATTCACGGCGCAGGGCCATCCACAGAAGCCGTCACCACCGAGAACGAGAACTTTCACCCCAAACTCCTGCTGAAGCGTTCAAGCCGCCAATGAGGTGCAAGCTACTACAGGGTTTTCAGCTGATCGCCACGGTGACGGCCATCAGAGCCACCACCAGCACCGAGCCACTGATGATCAGCAGTCTGGAGGCGTTGCTGCGGCTGGTGTCCTCCGAGATCACTTCCATGCGGGGTTCCTTCGCGAAGGCGTTCAGGCGTCCGCCGTCTTCGGTTGTGACCTGCATAAGTCCTCGTCGATTGCCGAGACCTTATGAGTCCAATTGCCTAATGACAGGCTTTGTTTCGCCCGCTTCATGTCACTTCACCTCTCTTCACTTCACGAGGCCGCTGGTGGGGGAGCTGGGGTTGGCCTGATCTCGACGCGGTAATCGGCCCGATTGGAACGCCAGACGGCCCGCCTGAACGGCTTGACCCATGGCTTCGGCCATTGCCGGAGGATCGCCTGCCAGTGCGATGGCGCTGTTCACCAATACGGCATCGGCTCCCATTTCCAGGGCAGCAGCAGCTTCGCTGGGGACGCCGATGCCGGCATCCACAACCACGGGGACGTTGGCGTTTTCGATGATCAGGCCGATGTTCGAGGCATTGCAGAGGCCCTGGCCAGAGCCGATCGGTGAGCCCAGCGGCATCACCGTCGCGCAGCCCACATCCTCCAGCCGTTTGGCTAGCAGCGGGTCCGCATTGATGTAAGGGAGAACGGTGAACCCTTCCTTCACCAGAGTTTCGGCGGCGTCCAGGGTGCCGATCGGATCCGGCAACAGGTAACGGCCGTCGGGGATCACCTCCAACTTCACGAAGGTGTTGTCTTCTTGACCCGCCAGCTTGGCCAACTCACGACCCAAACGGGCGACCCGGATGGCCTCCTCTGCTGTGGCGCAGCCAGCGGTGTTGGGAAGCATCCAGATGCGTGACCAGTCAATCGCTTCCATCAGGCCTGCGTGGCCTGCCGCCACCGCTTGCACCCGCCGCACAGCCACCGTGACCATCTCGCAACCTGAGCGCTCCAGGCTTTGCTGCATGGCTTGCAGGTTGGGGTATTTGCCCGTGCCGGTGAACAGCCGACTGTTGAACTGGCGTCCACCGATCAGAAACGGGTCGGTGCTGGACGGTGTCGAAGCCATCATGCGGAGCTGCGGACTGGTGTTGAACCGGATCGGAAGTCGGACGGGCCACGCTTGAGGGCCCTACCGTGCGCCCATCATCCGTTCTCGTCATGCCCATTTCCGTGGACATGAACGCGCCGATCGAGATTCCGGCGACGTTCGAACCGTCTCTCCCTCTGGATGCGTCTGTTCTACAGAAACCGGTTGAGCTTGAGGGATCGGTTCTTCGCTTTGATCCGGTGGCGCGGGCTGCAAGCTTGGCAGTGTCGATGCCCCGTCAATGGTGTGGCAGCTACACCTCGTTCACCAGCGGCAACACGGAGGATGTGGTGCTGACCTTGGCCAGTGTGGTGCCGATTGGCCAGATGCTGGATTTGCGTGGAGAGATGCAGATCGGTAGCGTCTCGACTCCGGTTCAGGGCAATTTCAACGCCACCTCGGATCAACTGGATCTGCTGCCCCTGGCCAGCGCACTTGCTGACGACATGGAGGTTGGCGGAGATTTTCTCGGCCTTCAGGGCCTTTCTCTGTCGAGCTGGCAGGCTCCGCGACTCACCAATCGCGGTGGCAGCCTCAATCTCGAGCCCAGTTGTTCCGCCTCAGAAGCCCCGGCCGTCCGAGCTCTCTGGTGATCCGCCACTGGATGACGACGATGCCTTGCCGGTTTGACGATGAAGGGTCCGCTCCAGGCGTTTCAGCCGGGTGCGGGCTGTTTTGTTAGCGGGTTCCAAAGCCAGCACCTTGCGATACAGATCACAGGCGTCATCGCTGTTGAGTAGACGCTCCTGGGCGAAGGCCAGATTGTTGAGCGCGACGGGGTAATCCGCTTTGGCTTGCAGCGCTGATTTGTAATGGCGGACCGCACCCGAGAAGTCCTTTTGGGCGGCTAAAGAAAATCCCAGTGCGTTCTGCACAAGGGCCTTCGCTTCATCAGGCTCGTTATTGAGCCGTTTCGCAGCTTGCTGCAGTGTTGCTGTGGCCTGCGGATAGAGCCGTTTGCGCAGCTGAACTGAAGCCAGCTCATAGAGCTGACCAGCGTCTTTGGAGGAGCTTGCATCCGCCTGCTCGAGCCGGATCAAGTTCATTTCATCGCGACGTACCCGCAGAAGCTGTCGACCGGCGACGACAGCCACGATTGCCAGCAGGCCGATTAGACCGAGCAGGTAAGTCTGCGGCAGAAAGGAGTCCATGAAGGAGGAGGGAAGTCCCGGGGCGGGACCCTACTCAACCCTGGGTTGCATTCACCACATTCGTGAAGCTTGCCGGATCCGCCACTGCCAGCTGAGCCAGCATCTTGCGGTTCAAACGCACGTCGGCTTGCTTGAGGCCGCCGATCAAACGGCTGTAACTCACACCATTGAGGCGGGCTGCTGCGTTAATCCGCGCGATCCACAGACGGCGGAAATCACGCTTGCGGCGGCGACGATCGCGGTAGGCATTGCAGAGAGCCTTCATCACCCGCTGGTTGGCGGTGCGGAAGAGGGTGCCGTTGCTGCCGCGGAAGCCACGGGCTAAACGGAGGATTTTGTTGCGGCGCTTACGGGCGACATTGCCTCTTTTGACGCGTGCCATGGGGAGTTGAAAGGGGAAGTAAGAAGGATCTGAGCGATTCAGTCACCGCTCAAGAGCAGGCCGTCATTCAGGCGTAGGGCATCATCAGAGCCACGCGATCTTCGTCCGTGCGGTCGACGACAGCTTTGGTGCCCAGATGGCGCTTGAGCTTGGGGCTCTTGTGATCCAGCAGGTGATTGCGGAATGCCCGCCGACGCATGAACTTGCCAGTGCCAGTTGCTTTGAACCGCTTGGCGGCTGCTTTGC
This window contains:
- a CDS encoding NAD-dependent epimerase/dehydratase family protein; this translates as MKVLVLGGDGFCGWPCAVNLADQGHEVLIIDNLSRRKIDIDLEVESLTPISSIGERLQAWEQLGGKPMRFVHMDIAHEYQRLLDLLIEERPDSVVHFAEQRAAPYSMKSSATKRYTVDNNVNGTHNLLAAIVESGQDIHVVHLGTMGVYGYGSHRGATIPEGYLKVEVPQPDGSRFEEEILHPASPGSVYHMTKTLDQLLFLYYNKNDKVRITDLHQGIVWGTNTDATSRDPRLTNRFDYDGDYGTVLNRFLMQAAIGYPLTVHGTGGQTRAFIHIRDSVRCVQLALENPPEQGERVKIFNQMTESHQVGELAKKVAALTGARVNNLPNPRNEAVENDLIVDNRCFLELGLNPTTLDDGLLKEVVEIATRYADRCDRARILCTSAWTKTQAQAISTAS
- the rplT gene encoding 50S ribosomal protein L20 gives rise to the protein MARVKRGNVARKRRNKILRLARGFRGSNGTLFRTANQRVMKALCNAYRDRRRRKRDFRRLWIARINAAARLNGVSYSRLIGGLKQADVRLNRKMLAQLAVADPASFTNVVNATQG
- the psb34 gene encoding photosystem II assembly protein Psb34, whose protein sequence is MQVTTEDGGRLNAFAKEPRMEVISEDTSRSNASRLLIISGSVLVVALMAVTVAIS
- a CDS encoding glycosyltransferase family 1 protein, with protein sequence MKIAFFTETFLPKVDGIVTRLTKTVKHLVDAGDEVIVFCPEGCPDHYMGARLIGVPAMPLPLYPELKLALPRPAVSEAIDDFQPDLIHVVNPAVLGLGGIWLAKTKSIPLVASYHTHLPKYLEHYGMGMLEPLLWELLKAAHNQALLNLCTSTAMVQELSDKGIQHTDLWQRGVDTDLFRPQLRSDAMRQRLLGKHDDRGALLLYVGRLSAEKQIERIRPVLEALPDARLALVGDGPHRQQLEKHFADTATTFVGYLAGEELASAYASGDAFLFPSSTETLGLVLLEAMAAGCPVVGANRGGIPDIITDGSNGCLYEPGGADGGAASLIQATRRLLGNDLERQALRKAARDEAERWGWAGATEQLRGYYRGVLQQQDLNVAA
- the rpmI gene encoding 50S ribosomal protein L35, with amino-acid sequence MPKLKTRKAAAKRFKATGTGKFMRRRAFRNHLLDHKSPKLKRHLGTKAVVDRTDEDRVALMMPYA
- a CDS encoding thiazole synthase; amino-acid sequence: MASTPSSTDPFLIGGRQFNSRLFTGTGKYPNLQAMQQSLERSGCEMVTVAVRRVQAVAAGHAGLMEAIDWSRIWMLPNTAGCATAEEAIRVARLGRELAKLAGQEDNTFVKLEVIPDGRYLLPDPIGTLDAAETLVKEGFTVLPYINADPLLAKRLEDVGCATVMPLGSPIGSGQGLCNASNIGLIIENANVPVVVDAGIGVPSEAAAALEMGADAVLVNSAIALAGDPPAMAEAMGQAVQAGRLAFQSGRLPRRDQANPSSPTSGLVK